The following nucleotide sequence is from Carassius carassius chromosome 16, fCarCar2.1, whole genome shotgun sequence.
gtttttattcaaataataatgtatTCTGTAAGCAATGCTTGAAATGCCATctctgcatttttgttttacagtaaagTTGATCAATTTACagcgatttttttttattaaacatttagcaAAATAATATGTAGATATACTTCTGAAGGATTTCAGTAGTTTTTATCTGAGTTGTATttaaactaatataatataatataatataatacaccaTTCTAttcttaatgtaatatttattataataaattaataatttaattttttttttcattttattatattaaatgtatttattaatatttaaaacatttaagcaaTTCAGTGAATACAGTATAAAATACTATAAATTattgtatattaatttaataagagTCATAGTAGAGTAAAATAATAGTTGAAAAAGTAGTTTaggaaaatgttttgaaaatcactctggatctaCACAGTTTAAAATCTAAAAACTGATCCATGATCAGTCCATGACACATACAATAAGCTAAAAGACTCAGATATATCTTATGATggcttgtttttataatttttttgctttatttcagagTATCGCCCTGTGTTCAGACTCCTAACCCTTCCCAGAATCCTACTGGGAAGGAGAGAGTTTCATGTCAGTATAACACATCTCTATTTGCCATCGGCTTTGATGACTTGTTCTTCTTCTACATGGCACACTCTTCTAGCATTTCCAGGACCTTCAGACTCACAAGATTTGGTACAATTTGTACAATAGATTTACAGTATACCATAGTCACACCTAAGCATTGGCTGTTTATGTAATGCTTAAGCTGAGTCTACTCTTGACTTCCCTATAATAGATGCAGATCCATACTGGAATTTTTACCAGCTAGATGACACATCTCCCCCctcacctctgacctctgaccccatcAGAAAGCATGACCGAGAGCGCTCAGTGAGTGTCAAAACGACCACACTTTCAGTCAAAGGTCATGCTAAACTGACACGAGAATGTCTTTGAAAAAGATTTTTGACTTCCTTATGTTCAAAAAGACCAATGTGTTTTacacatagactgtaaaaaaagatagaCAATGCATCTTCACATCCTTCCACTATAGAAAAGTGAAGGCAAACCCAGTATGTTCAGTGTCATCTTACGAAAATGACATCATTTGGATATGATGTCTGCGCAGTAGTGATCGTGAGGACAAGTTCTGCCCAAACTCTCACAGACGCAATCACAAGATAACAATCAAGAACACACCACcctttttttaatgatataaacacaaaaacaaacacttgaATGTACATCagtgtggggaaaaaaaactacattaaatGATGGAAACTATCTTTGggcaaattttatttaaaatgcatttcaaatttttttttagatatgttaCGTCCCATTTCGTTTATGTATCCGTTATACTTCAGCCAGCCACCAGATGGCGATCAAAATCACTTTTCAGGATGTGTGCGGCACACTTGGTTTTACAAGTTGGTAATTTCGtatgaaaacataattttaagggaaaataaaTAACATGAAGATTCGCCACTACCTTGATGTTATAGTTTAATCAGAtcttacaaaaacataaacatttcacACAAATTACACCCTGTACTAAATACACATGATGCCTGCGACACGTGATAAAAGGTATCTTTTCTTAACTAGCGGGGACGGCGACACACAAAGTTTCTATTTTAGAAATTATATCTATTTTAGAAATTATATCTATTTCTGCGATGTCGCGGCTGGAACAACAGCATGCAAACTATAACAATGGTAATCTAATTTACTGATAATGTGTTTTTTCCATGTTAAAAGTGTCTAACGTGAGTTTGAATATCATTTTGCATGACCTTTATAGCCATACTGAAAGCAACAATAGATAGTGTAcctcagatttaaaaaataaactaaaggaAACAACTGCGAACTCAGTGTGAGCCAACATGTGTAACAATCCGTATTCCAACAAAGATGGTGTCAGTCACACAGTATGTAtttcaataatattaaaaaggTTTAATATGTATGAATTAGGTGTCCATTTCATTAGGAAATCAGAGTGATTCTGTTGTGTCGTGTATTTATTTCGCGTCTGGTGCTAGTCGCTTGAATCTTGTTGCGTCGCGTCACATCTGATTAGGACACGGTGTTAGCCATCAATTCGATAAAACATAAAATAGCTACAAGCTGCCATGAGACTGTTGCAAAGACTTATATTACAAGAGTTCTTCGTGCTTTTTGGAGGTTTAAACATAACaaagtgattttgttgtttttaattgtcaAATTGAATTGTGTGTTGTACCATTGTAGTTCGAAATTGCCCATGAAATAATAAGAGACAAAAATGGCGGGAAAGTTCACAACAAACCAACACAGAAACAAGTGGAAGACGGCGAGAATAGAACCGAGGGCTTAACCGACAGGCCAGAACTGATATCTGAGTGTGAGTATAAAAGAAAACCCAGTGGAAGTCTTTTATCTTTAGGCAAGTGGAGCCCCCTGGTGTCCTGGAGTATTATTGACCATTATTTGTTTCAGACTCTCTCCCCGGTCCATCTAACCTAAACTGTGTGCTCAGCGACGGGAATAATTTGAGCTGTAGCTGGGATCTCAAAACAGATCTGGTCCAGTACATCAGCTACACACTGTCCTACCGTACACACTCCACTGCACCGTGAGTGTCCGAGAGCGTTTTAGATGGTGTAAACGCTGTCTTTAGCTCTGACAAGTGTGATCTTTCTCTTTTAGAAACGAGTGGGAATGTGTTGAGAAGGTGGAGGTCACAAATAAAGGAGCTATGTTGAGGATGGTTGGTGTTTTTAGTGTCTTTGAGCCTGGAGTGCTGCAGGTGCAACTCACGCCAGTGCCGGTGACCAAAGTGATCCGCTCTTACGAACACAGTTTGTACATCTACAAATAAAACCCCCTTTTAAAAATACTTGCCTGCTAGATCCTGATAGGCtcatcagaatcaagtattccagaaagCTGTTTAATTAAAACTTCTACAGATTCTCAGAGCTGTGTCATTGATCTGGTCTCTATCGGTGGTTTATGTGATCCAGTCCAGCCTTCTTGTCCCACGGGTCTGAGCGTTGAACTGAGAGGAGAAGACTGGATTTTGAACTGGACTTTAACAAAGTACCGTACTGTACCTCTCACTACTGAACTCAAGTACTCGAGCATACTAACTCCTGTGAGTATTACATATAGAAGggtgtttttaaaatacaaaataaaacacgaAATATTGTTTGTCTttgcaatattttaaatatttataattgtaatgtttCTTTAACTTCtttgatatactgtatgtagtgcaGGATAGTAACGgtttacatgtaatctggattaagtaatccgattccaaaaattaagtacttaaGTAATTGgagtacattacattttaaaaacgtataatcagattaatattactttttctatggattacatgattacatattattcacacagtggcagtaaattattaaatctgaataaaaatatttcaaacatggAAGACTTTGGGCGTGTAATGTCactgttttcatgtttaatattgtttGGTCATGTAATGCAGGGATTCCCAAACATTTTTGTCAGCCGAATTCTTACAATGTAATATTTGCTTGAAATATTGCTGagaaagttaatatttcaataatttaacaacacgtTCAAGTTTACAGTCCTCTGATGTTGTTAAATAGATGCACTGACAtatgtataaacaaataaaatatttatatttgtagtgTTTaagtgcttttattttaaatttttaatattgAATTAATTATTAGGTTTTTAATCAACTCACTATTTACTCTCTAATCAACTcactaatgtaatgtttaatgcctttgataatgctaaataaataatttttttttttacattttaaacaagcttATTAAATTAATCTATAAGTAATAATACAACTTTTATTGTATACTGATTAACATCAATTTTTAAACCAAATTTgccttttccacaaaaaaaaataaataataatttttaaggaAATTTGAGAAAAATATGAAATCAAGGAAAATATTACTTCAATTacaattttttgtatatatacacTTTTGTACATTGTTAGTGGACAAATAAATATGTCTTCTCAAAAAGTGCTTTTAAGAGAGTTTAAAGTATCTTCCAAAAGTCCTCAAGGTCAAAAGTGCCATAGCTGTACAAACACCCACTTTCATTCTCTCATGCATGTGTTAACCTCATCTTTCTCTGTAGGAGGATGTAAAGAGCTTCTTTCTCTCTGACGGAGAGATGGTGTTTGCTATATCAGAGCGTTCTCTCCAGGGTTCCTCAGAGTACTGTGCTCAGGTTCGCTGTAATGTGAGCGCATCCAGACGTTCAGGATGGCGTTACTCTGGATATCCCTCAGAGTGGAGCGACCCCGTCCACTGGACCACACGACCTGGTTTGAGATGACTCCACTCCCTACATATCAATATATCTTTGTTGTACAATACAAGATAACAGCATACATTGTATGAATTAGGGGTGTTCAAACCTGTTTCTGGAGGGCCACGATCCTGCAGatttttagctccaaccctaactTAACAAATCTGAAGCAGCTAATCAGGGTCTTTAGACTCAGTAGAAACTTTCAGGATGTTGGCCCTTCCAGGAGAAGGATTGGACACCCTTGGTATAAATCTTATTAATGTATGTTTTTCTTTCAGAAGCTCTTGCGCCACATCTAGTTACATTTCTCCTGTACTTCCTCATTGCGACTCTCGCGTCAGCTGTCTCTATCATAGCTTTTATCATTCTGGTTGTCGCTCAGCGGTAAATTTTGtacaattattttcaataatcaaTTGACCCTTTGCAAAGACCCGCCCtctttagttactgttgctatgtccgaCAAACTATGACGCCCTCACGCCACATATCATGTTCTCATGCAGTGAAAAACACATCAcagagcaaagaggaaactgacaacatGCCGAGAGACGAGACAGAGAAGGTTACTTCTCGTATGAAACAAGGCctcagctttcaaattttttatttttaaagaaattccaacaataaataccattttgtggcACTTTAACGTGTGACAGATAGTTGTATCTGTTGTAGCGCCTCATTTCAAACGGCATGTGAATTGATCATCTCTTCCTGTCTaattatagcacaaaataaacatgagtgaacatcagaaggtatcttgtttcaatCGCGGAAAGACGTCAATACACACCTTTTTTCAAGTCCACTGATGTTAATCTCTAAGGGCAAATTCAGCATTATGATTGGTCAAAATGCCTGTCAATCAAGCTTCTGGCGAAGGGTCAATTGCAATGAGAGAAAAAGGGAATTTAAAACGCAACTacacatttctctctctttttctctcttcagAAGACTGAGAGAATGGGACGTGTCTCTTCCCTCTCCTGTCCACAGCAAAGTCTCAAAGGTGTCACAGGTAGGTTGAGCCCTGGACTTGGACCACATCACATCAGCTATGGCCTTGTTTACATCTGGTATGATGAAACCGAAGTAGTGACAAACATTTTCGGATTTTGCTAAAGTCGATTAAATCAACGATATCGTGACtacttgcttttttttaaaagccAAAAATTATCAACAAATTTGAAAAACCCTTGTTTTAGAACAAAAGATGATTGACAGGAATGTGGGCGAGCCTTTGACTTTAAGATTTAAACTACAAATGTAATATGGGTACATTCAGTGACTACCTTCTAACGCAGTTTAATTGATTGAACAGGATATTTGTTGGACACTTGCATTTATCAATGTCATCTAATTCTTGTTAAATCGTTATTACCAGATATAAACGAGACCTATAATCTTCTAAACATAGTACACAATCATAAGCTGACTGTGTGAACATCCTGTTTACCGATAGCATCCTCAGACGGAGCACTTCCCCTGCTGTACCGAATTGAAGGATCCTGATATCAGTAACGCTCAGATTGTAGATGTCCATCTACAGTTGTCCTCATTGTAAGTAAATTGTAGGCTCTATTCCTGGAACACTCTGGAATTTCTGGAATGGGAAGTGGTAAAATTCTTTGTAAAGAGATAAATAGTGGAGTCTGGGAGATAAATGTGATAGGCAATGATTTGTTTTTCCATGCAGCGATTCAGAAAATACCTTAACCGCTGATGCCAGCAACCAGTGCAGAGAAACCGAGGGCAGTCCGGTGGTTTTGCACGTTGATGATCCATGCCTTGTGTCCGTGTGTTCCTCTGGGAATGCAAAGGGAATAAATGGTCTATTTCAGCCTCGTACCACCAACTTCCATGACCCAGTTCTCCCATGTTCAGAGGGATACATGCAGAATCCTGCAACTTCTGTTGGCACTAGCCAGGGTGCATCGCAAGAGGCTTGTTGTCTGAATGTAGAAATGGGCGACAGGTACATGAATTGCCCTAAGCCTAATTTGATCTCACCTAAACAAAAGACAAATTTAAGACAAGATTTAAACAAAGATGTTTTCCATCCACCTTCTTCAGAAAGTGCTCCAGGAAGACTCTGAGTggagtatatatttatatattcagcaTACGTTTCAGCTCATCTAAAAGAATACAAACATGTACAAAGATATCCAATAACAAAGGAAATCCCAGAAACTCATGGCTGCTGTTTCTGTAGTGACCACCAGAGTACAGTATTACATAAGCTACTGTAGTTGGAGACTTTGGGTGATGTTAGGAGTGTGCAAGCCTGCTCCTGGAGATCCACTGTTTTGCAGAGTTCAGCTCTGACCCCAATTAAATATACCCAATAAAACATGAAACAGGAACAACATAAAATCATGTAATGAACATGAACAACAGGAAATCTTCAGGCAAGTGTGTTGGAGTACATTTGGGCTTAAATCATTGGTTTTCGTAGAGCAGGATTAAACACCCCTCTTGCCCCTTGCTTTATAAGCTtacatgtacattattgtttcatttaataaaatgtagttGATCTTTAATCTTGGATATTGTGTCTTCTGTAACTAAATATTTTACTCAGTACctgtaaaacagaaagaaaaaaaccatCACAAATTTGATATCTCAATTATTTCTTATAGACatcaatattaaatgaaaaacatacAATGTCTCCCGCTTCTCAGAGTATTTTTCCTGAGCAAAATGTCTTAGTTTAGAGAAGTGGtgctcaacctttttgactccaagTGCCCCTAATTTTCCACTCCAGTATTTGACGGCCCAGTGAATTTTGATAGttgttttaatatatgtttaaaataagGATTAAAGATAAGGATTTTTGAGTatatttttactcacaatttatagtctaaaaaatatttttgagctTAACTAGAAGAAATGTGCtttttgttatcaaaaaaaaaaaaaaaactatggcattttattaatcaaatgagatttcaatttgaaaaatgtttgtgtCTTTATTCCTGTAGCTGGTTTTATTACTTTAGCTCAACAGATAGAGCATTGCACTAGCAATGCCAGGGTCATTGGTTCGGTTCCTGGGGATGacatattgatatatttattttaagcttcTTTGGAGAGAAGTGCCTCTCAAATACAAATTATTAGAGTTTGTGTTATCTTGGCTCTTTTGATTTCTTTTGAAGTTGTCACCCCTTGGCTGTTCTTTCATTGTGTGTTTTCTGAATGACTGTAGACGCGTGCAGTGAACAGCTGTTTGACTCTTAAGAATGAGTAATTACCATTCACTCTCTTATTTTGAGACGTTATGTGCATATGCGTGTGTTTCTCCAGGCAGTGCAGGTCTGCTTGTCAAAGGAAACAGCTGTCATTTGAACAACGGTGTGACTGCACGAAAATAAAGAGGTAGAGATAAGGCGATATGGAGACGTACTCTGTCACGCTCTGCAAAAATGAATGACAGAACAGAGATTCACTTTCAAAACTAGGTTGAGTTCAATCAAAACAACCTATTTGAATGTGATGTTTGTGTGTCACCTAATCTGATGGATGGATATCTCACCTGTATCTTCAACACCTGGATGTGGGCTGCAGGCCAAAAAACACAAATACGCACTTTTATCACTAGGTCAGAAACTGCATGAAAATTCTTCTAAATATCCTGCAAGATTTGTGGTACAACAAAAACTCATCATACTGATATGCAAAAATTGACTTTGGCATCTTTATGCTACGCAATGGGTAGGATTAGGGTTGTGGCGTAGATGCGTATCATATGTACGCGAAAACTGCGTATCATATGCacactagggatatgccggtatcaaattttcctgttgcggttaattgataacgCTTTTATCACGGTTGTggggagtggggcggggccgagggacgtgggaacacgagtgaggccggcagtgattgggcaaatcagtggcacctgcggcccaccgccggtctcgagtcccacgtaggagatgtaAGGATATATAACtcgagcgacgacagtgaaggacgagagaggaccaggcctgggcattagttgtgttttgatttttattttgtgcgcatcagtcgtccgtgaggggctggtgcgctgttttgtgtttattttgttattaaagtgttattggattgtccgccggttcccgcctccttcttccggatgaataggaaggtttaattcattacaacggtatacggtattatcacggtattgaaattttgttttaaaaaagtggtcataatacagaataacaggttaaataactttttttcttataacaaaaataactaaacatttaaaacaataaagcaatacagaaaaatatataaaagttaaatgttttacacattaaagtgcaaaagaactatatatataaaaaaatcacttaacaata
It contains:
- the LOC132160223 gene encoding interleukin-3 receptor class 2 subunit beta-like, whose amino-acid sequence is MRPNISISLTLAVLWTSVRPRCPQLDTFAPESSALESLECRNDYRSHIRCSWRDDPHVHLSLLHMDPDDHRVSPCVQTPNPSQNPTGKERVSCQYNTSLFAIGFDDLFFFYMAHSSSISRTFRLTRFDADPYWNFYQLDDTSPPSPLTSDPIRKHDRERSFEIAHEIIRDKNGGKVHNKPTQKQVEDGENRTEGLTDRPELISEYSLPGPSNLNCVLSDGNNLSCSWDLKTDLVQYISYTLSYRTHSTAPNEWECVEKVEVTNKGAMLRMVGVFSVFEPGVLQVQLTPVPVTKVIRSYEHIQPSCPTGLSVELRGEDWILNWTLTKYRTVPLTTELKYSSILTPEDVKSFFLSDGEMVFAISERSLQGSSEYCAQVRCNVSASRRSGWRYSGYPSEWSDPVHWTTRPEALAPHLVTFLLYFLIATLASAVSIIAFIILVVAQRRLREWDVSLPSPVHSKVSKVSQHPQTEHFPCCTELKDPDISNAQIVDVHLQLSSFDSENTLTADASNQCRETEGSPVVLHVDDPCLVSVCSSGNAKGINGLFQPRTTNFHDPVLPCSEGYMQNPATSVGTSQGASQEACCLNVEMGDRYMNCPKPNLISPKQKTNLRQDLNKDVFHPPSSESAPGRL